One stretch of Leishmania panamensis strain MHOM/PA/94/PSC-1 chromosome 29 sequence DNA includes these proteins:
- a CDS encoding hypothetical protein (TriTrypDB/GeneDB-style sysID: LpmP.29.0690): MASSLGSISTLITGASPAEASFYSLAYVSALQHCIAFAYGPTLKSVVSSTAATSVYGDGLAECVVRCRLETEREATERLRAILLQELPQTPARGRQRRDPSAALDVAGADQEGTSVANPSTGGRARPRNASVPSQRSSRASSSVAPFAKDGEVTRPPFLSSTAALSFPSSSFAQASRCDAAALLLLRIGLCRALGWPVPAALQFNGDDGDEVGGIEDGSDKDRSGALGRATQLADVLLSRHSYPNVPTSQRVTESSAAPTVATPIANKSLHMFMHMPDAELRQSVILEWVEDILVFAHYQGFTPVQTQCVLLDSLLILSMVDEHLVGVADAATHAAWEQRVGDALQEVLCAQTCLTATRTIDTARRYQSVTTEVPDPVQLEEITEKQHKATSQKALAALEAAKQSLPLVSQTVMQHVEVEVEKDVTLRAVFAMSEAAAIAEYITRSVVTHKRLWDVLLGPVSEEQLPSQPIPATAAAAADGLRRPVVHRPICVSIENVASIYLPPHSVFHSEALQAVVDAQCRLFEACESERMLQFSTDWQEPLLAIAAKELSERRALQEATAQADAEDKAAGLTSQQCAHVERAYGLRLQDVLRHNAHVVRGAPSTASELLAAAATPEVAAAPLPGRVSGSKLKNSGPCVSIPSAAAAPALSTDAAASIVLSADAAFELAEVEARVDRITAAVEEMNGPSTTSSAASQRAGKHRH, translated from the coding sequence ATGGCATCTTCGCTCGGAAGCATATCCACCCTCATCACGGGGGCCTCTCCGGCAGAAGCATCCTTTTACTCCCTCGCCTATGTCTCggctctgcagcactgcaTCGCCTTTGCGTATGGCCCCACGCTCAAGTCTGTGGTATCCTCGACTGCGGCGACAAGCGTCTACGGCGACGGTCTTGCTGAGTGTGTCGTGCGGTGCCGATTGGAGACAGAGCGTGAGGCGACGGAGCGCCTCCGAGCCATCCTCTTGCAAGAGCTGCCGCAGACACCAGCGCGTGGGCGGCAGAGACGAGACccctctgctgcgctggaCGTGGCGGGGGCCGACCAAGAGGGGACCAGCGTTGCAAACCCTTCTACTGGAGGAAGGGCGAGACCTCGAAACGCGTCCGTGCCCAGTCAGAGAAGCAGTAGGGCCTCCTCGTCTGTCGCGCCATTCGCCAAAGACGGCGAAGTGACGAGGccgccttttctttcttccaccgctgcactgTCGTTTCCGTCGTCTTCATTTGCGCAGGCGTCTCGATGCGACGCGgccgcgctgctccttcttcgcATCGGTCTGTGTCGCGCGCTCGGTTGGCCCGTtcccgccgcgctgcagttCAATGGAGATGATGGGGACGAGGTGGGCGGCATCGAAGACGGGTCCGACAAAGACCGCAGCGGGGCGTTGGGTCGTGCGACGCAACTAGCAGACGTACTGCTCTCACGGCACAGCTACCCCAATGTCCCCACGAGCCAACGCGTGACAGAGTCGAGTGCCGCTCCGACAGTTGCCACTCCCATAGCAAACAAGAGTCTGCACATGTTCATGCACATGCCAGACGCGGAGCTCCGCCAGAGCGTCATTTTAGAATGGGTGGAGGATATTCTCGTCTTTGCGCACTATCAAGGCTTCACACCGGTGCAAACGCAGTGCGTACTGCTCGACAGCCTCCTCATTCTCAGCATGGTGGACGAACATCTGGTAGGCGTGGCCGACGCTGCTACTCACGCGGCATGGGAGCAGCGAGTGGGGGATGCGCTTCAGGAGGTTCTGTGCGCGCAAACGTGCCTGACAGCGACCCGCACGATCGACACGGCGCGGCGCTATCAGTCGGTCACCACCGAAGTTCCAGACCCGGTGCAACTCGAAGAGATAACTGAAAAGCAGCACAAGGCCACCTCGCAGAAGGCTTTAGCGGCCCTTGaggcagcgaagcagagcCTCCCCCTTGTCTCGCAGACAGTGATGCAGCatgtggaggtggaggtggagaaggatgTCACTCTGCGCGCTGTCTTCGCGATgtcggaggcggcggcgattgCCGAGTACATCACTCGCTCGGTTGTTACGCACAAGCGACTGTGGGACGTGCTGCTGGGACCTGTGTCggaagagcagctgccgtcgcagccAATCccggcgacagcagctgcggcggcagacGGGCTACGGCGCCCTGTTGTCCATCGACCCATCTGCGTCTCAATAGAAAACGTAGCCTCCATCTACTTGCCACCGCACTCGGTCTTCCACTCAGAGGCACTGCAAGCTGTGGTGGATGCGCAGTGTCGTCTCTTCGAGGCCTGCGAGAGCGAGCGCATGCTGCAATTCTCAACGGACTGGcaagagccgctgctggccatTGCTGCGAAGGAACTTAGTGAGCGGCGGGCGCTACAAGAGGCCACAGCGCAGGCGGATGCGGAGGACAAGGCTGCAGGGCTGAcgtcgcagcagtgcgctcATGTTGAGCGTGCCTACGGACTTCGACTACAGGATGTTCTGAGGCACAACGCCCATGTGGTGCGCGGTGCGCCTTCCACTGCGTCCGAGCtgctcgccgcagccgctACTCCCGAGGTTGCCGCCGCACCTCTGCCTGGGCgtgtcagcggcagcaaacTGAAGAATAGCGGCCCATGTGTGTCGATCCcgtcggctgctgccgcgcccgCTCTCTCCACTGACGCTGCAGCCTCCATTGTGCTCTCGGCAGACGCCGCCTTTGAGCTCGCCGAAGTGGAGGCGCGAGTCGATCGCATTACTGCCGCCGTCGAGGAGATGAACGGCCCCAGCACGACCTCTTCCGCTGCCTCGCAACGTGCTGGAAAGCACAGGCACTAG
- a CDS encoding hypothetical protein (TriTrypDB/GeneDB-style sysID: LpmP.29.0700), protein MTSVITPPALSFKRKAITETASAAHGCLLVYPMNKKSKQRVAVGDSTGLFKVFSVGKRLEPVVVFETLETVAQASEGGVAKEKKAITAATLFSEQLFYIQGSVIHAYSRKGKPFFTVDTNVTEKVHSLAIETPFIFLAGDFMVTTMSETKEVGFFLSPDRVNDMCVYAVPSATVRDGERQLGDYVSCLACNDRVLRLVQANRLVEEISCEAALTTVIYHNLSRLLFYGTQSGTIGVMAVMESGGLRRVDAPMLKGLGGTITSLGLADVNADGQDELLVGYDDGTVCVLIVQPSGSLSSTGVSTVQLTPVWAGGVGERVMSIAGGIITQTAAQPDVLVHTFSGQVIAFTLDTDEPREDAQAAAADAAVKQATLIAKQQDTQGEIEKLRALVAQRTRELSEAPVLREVGDAPVLTVRAHFKMSVILTPVEGTPMLSLVVSADAPLYGMFLQCNAALTFVSTESATVKTRAAGGGAASTSPSSLSSTSTVGPSTTIATITPAQRGSKRLEVHMWVDEGVADTLRATVYSAQAPRTAQIKYIPLCALPLYERVPSGEASLLSSEVVQSMSRLIILGAFQGQDALIWLGQLVPSMADVPRCVEDHQRFVFTSRFLGSLLTVDIEDDQDSDSCSRVIFGCNSLVTLATIKRHIVQACAERSLSISTREHILCQTVLHQLRQLYPLMSSLSSSQRRWKLLQGLRELQGAEGNLSFLPQSFQEVLASAEEVQAEAEAEAQQEGYLKRSVTALYRSFVYFKGHAPLFGETIRVQLEAASCGLGFNPAVLEKIMYPGDTTLQEAAAVEVAAMSTTVLASIKTATCATPTATTIAAVAGDVDAECPTLDNSSKVPSHIVSSPSMSDGET, encoded by the coding sequence ATGACGTCCGTAATAACACCACCGGCGCTGTCCTTCAAGCGCAAGGCCATCACCGAAACTGCTTCCGCCGCCCATGGGTGCCTTCTTGTCTACCCGATGAACAAGAAGTCGAAGCAGCGCGTTGCCGTGGGAGACAGCACGGGCCTCTTCAAGGTCTTCTCCGTGGGCAAGCGTCTGGAGCCGGTGGTTGTCTTTGAGACCCTGGAGACAGTCGCGCAGGCAAGCGAGGGCGGTgtggcaaaggagaagaaggccatcactgccgccacGCTCTTCTCGGAGCAGCTCTTCTACATCCAGGGCAGCGTTATTCATGCATACTCGCGCAAGGGCAAGCCCTTCTTTACCGTGGACACAAATGTTACGGAGAAGGTGCACTCGTTGGCCATCGAAACGCCCTTCATCTTCTTAGCGGGAGACTTCATGGTCACCACGATGAGTGAGACGAAGGAGGTCGGTTTTTTCTTGTCTCCTGATCGCGTGAACGACATGTGCGTGTACGCCGTCCCCAGCGCCACAGTGCGTGACGGCGAGCGCCAGCTAGGCGACTACGTGAGCTGCCTGGCGTGTAACGATCGCGTTCTGCGGTTGGTGCAGGCAAACAGgctggtggaggagatcAGCTGCGAGGCTGCCCTCACTACTGTCATTTACCACAACCTTTCGCGGCTGCTGTTCTACGGAACGCAGTCGGGCACCATAGGCGTCATGGCAGTGATGGAGAGCGGAGGGCTGCGCAGGGTAGACGCCCCCATGCTAAAAGGTCTCGGTGGCACCATTACCAGCCTCGGTTTGGCGGATGTGAACGCGGATGGGCAGGATGAACTCCTTGTCGGGTATGACGACGGCACTGTGTGCGTCTTAATCGTGCAACCGAGTGGCTCCTTGAGCTCCACTGGCGTGAGCACCGTGCAGCTCACCCCAGTATGGGCAGGGGGTGTCGGGGAACGGGTGATGAGCATTGCTGGCGGCATCATCACacagacggcagcgcagccagACGTCCTTGTGCACACGTTCAGTGGGCAGGTGATCGCCTTCACTCTGGATACTGATGAACCCAGGGAGGATGCCcaggcagccgcggcggacGCAGCGGTGAAGCAGGCAACGCTCATAGCGAAGCAGCAGGATACCCAAGGCGAAATCGAGAAGCTGCGGGCACTCGttgcgcagcgcaccagAGAGCTGAGTGAGGCCCCGGTGCTGCGGGAGGTGGGGGATGCACCCGTACTGACGGTGAGGGCCCACTTCAAAATGTCTGTCATCCTCACGCCGGTGGAAGGGACACCGATGCTGTCGCTGGTGGTGTCCGCCGATGCCCCGCTGTACGGCATGTTTCTCCAGTGCAACGCAGCGCTGACCTTTGTGTCCACTGAGAGTGCCACGGTGAAGACGCGGGCTGCGGGCGGCGGGGCAGCGTCGACGTCGCCATCCTCGCTGAGCTCCACCTCGACGGTAGGGCCGTCGACCACCATTGCCACTATCACacctgcgcagcgaggcagcaAGCGTCTTGAAGTACACATGTGGGTGGACGAGGGTGTGGCCGACACCCTCCGCGCCACCGTCTACAGCGCTCAGGCTCCACGAACAGCGCAGATCAAGTACATTCCCCTCTGCGCCCTTCCCCTGTACGAGCGTGTGCCGAGTGGAGAGGCTTCGCTGTTGTCAAGCGAGGTGGTGCAGTCCATGTCGCGCCTGATCATTCTGGGGGCTTTCCAAGGGCAGGATGCTCTAATATGGCTGGGGCAGCTTGTGCCCAGCATGGCGGACGTTCCGCGCTGCGTAGAGGACCACCAGCGCTTTGTTTTCACGAGCCGCTTCTTGGGGTCGCTGCTGACAGTTGACATCGAGGATGACCAGGATAGTGACAGTTGTAGCCGCGTCATCTTTGGCTGCAACTCTCTCGTCACGCTTGCCACCATTAAGCGGCACATTGTACAGGCGTGTGCGGAGCGCAGCCTGAGCATCAGCACGCGTGAACACATTCTCTGCCAAACGGTTCTCcatcagctgcggcagctgtaCCCACTCATGTCGAGCCTGTCAAGTAGCCAACGGCGCTGGAAACTTCTACAGGGACTGCGTGAGCTGCAGGGGGCCGAGGGCAATCTGAGCTTCCTTCCTCAGTCCTTCCAGGAGGTGTTGGCGTccgcggaggaggtgcaggcagaggcggaAGCGGAGGCACAGCAGGAGGGATACCTAAAGCGGTCCGTCACCGCCCTATACCGCAGCTTTGTGTACTTCAAGGGCCACGCGCCTCTCTTCGGCGAGACAATTCGCGTGCAGCTCGAGGCGGCATCGTGTGGCTTGGGCTTCAACCCCGCCGTGCTCGAGAAGATTATGTATCCAGGTGATACaacgctgcaggaggcggcagctgtAGAGGTGGCCGCCATGTCCACGACTGTACTTGCCTCCATCAAAACAGCTACATGTGCGACGCCGACCGCCACGACgatcgctgctgtcgccggcGACGTTGACGCGGAATGCCCGACGCTGGACAACTCCTCGAAGGTTCCGAGCCATATCGTATCTTCGCCATCCATGAGTGACGGCGAGACCTGA
- a CDS encoding translation elongation factor Ts-like protein (TriTrypDB/GeneDB-style sysID: LpmP.29.0710) gives MLHRSFFRFAALADKKAFMELVKALRYRTEAPISDCSAALTEAAGDMDAAMQLLRKRGVARAMKKGDRVTEHGFVVSCVGSTPASGAAIITMCSETDFAARNEHFQRTCVQARDQLRKLMDATNGAVLANPEEAAKQLSDIMGEELRAAIAVLGENMRVRSIAPLVPAPHMSERLLVGSYTHGVLNVDGVGRIVGLVAVSQVRENEVISKDVLTSIGRHFVATSGAEGNYAHQNFFGSETETVGKWLKHHGLTFSSSLVQEFGKEPVVHTAPEPHQ, from the coding sequence ATGCTGCAccgctctttctttcgcttcgCTGCACTAGCGGACAAGAAGGCGTTTATGGAGCTCGTCAAGGCTCTCCGGTACCGTACAGAGGCCCCCATATCggactgcagcgctgcgctcaCGGAAGCCGCCGGGGACATGGATGCGGCCATGCAactgctgcgcaagcgcgGCGTTGCACGGGCGATGAAGAAGGGCGATCGCGTGACGGAGCACGGCTTCGTTGTGAGCTGTGTCGGATCGACCCCAGCGAGCGGAGCGGCTATCATAACCATGTGTAGCGAGACTGACTTTGCGGCCCGCAATGAGCACTTCCAGAGGACATGCGTGCAGGCGCGTGACCAGCTGCGCAAACTCATGGACGCTACGAACGGGGCAGTTCTCGCAAACCCCGAGGAAGCTGCCAAGCAGCTGAGCGACATCATGGGAGAGGAGCTGCGTGCGGCCATCGCTGTGCTTGGGGAAAACATGCGAGTACGCAGCATCGCCCCACTCGTACCGGCGCCGCACATGTCCGAGCGACTTCTTGTTGGAAGCTACACACACGGTGTCTTGAACGTCGATGGCGTCGGCCGCATCGTGGGGCTCGTGGCGGTGAGTCAAGTTCGGGAGAACGAAGTGATTTCCAAGGATGTGCTGACTTCCATCGGTCGCCATTTTGTGGCCACCTCAGGTGCCGAGGGCAACTACGCGCACCAGAACTTCTTCGGTAGTGAGACGGAGACGGTGGGCAAGTGGCTGAAGCACCACGGTCTCacgttcagcagcagccttgTGCAGGAGTTTGGGAAGGAACCGGTCGTGCACACCGCGCCTGAGCCCCACCAGTAG
- a CDS encoding hypothetical protein (TriTrypDB/GeneDB-style sysID: LpmP.29.0720), with amino-acid sequence MPARTVSPGSARSNGLKHGSASTGVLNTLSFTVQDRRLNTRLLNETQRRKAQLFGMTRHDVAHQLHRYNVQPSLVMDEGRRDGPRVGKSASHNWSTTATSKAASGAVADAIGASSSPSDNHSTAVASSSFGRDAHSRWQAQGAYPLHKKEDTVYARVSTSTSPGEHDEEVGSVLPVPPTGLYEEWLSAGCPTGPWSALLQEMYGLLEAERAFLTTKYDPKVRPQP; translated from the coding sequence ATGCCGGCGCGGACTGTATCGCCTGGTAGTGCGCGTTCAAACGGGCTCAAGCACGGAAGCGCAAGCACTGGCGTGCTGAATACTCTGAGCTTCACCGTGCAGGACCGCAGGCTGAACACGCGACTGCTGAACGAGACGCAGCGACGCAAAGCCCAACTGTTCGGAATGACGAGACACGACGTTGCGCATCAACTGCACCGATACAACGTGCAGCCATCCTTAGTAATGGACGAGGGGCGTCGCGATGGGCCCAGAGTGGGGAAGAGCGCATCGCATAACTGGTCGACTACCGCCACCAGCAAGGCAGCATCTGGGGCTGTCGCAGACGCGATCGGTGCCTCCAGCTCTCCCTCGGACAACCACTCAACAGCTGTGGCGTCCTCGTCTTTCGGCAGAGACGCCCACTCACGCTGGCAGGCGCAGGGCGCCTATCCCTTGCACAAAAAAGAGGACACAGTTTACGCCAGGGTGAGCACGTCTACCTCACCCGGCGAACACGACGAAGAGGTCGGTTCAGTgttgccggtgccgccaACGGGGTTATACGAGGAATGGCTTTCAGCTGGTTGTCCGACTGGACCATGGTCCGCGCTGTTACAGGAGATGTACGGACTGttggaggcggagcgggcCTTTCTCACGACCAAGTACGACCCAAAGGTAAGGCCTCAGCCGTAG
- the PEX7 gene encoding peroxisomal targeting signal type 2 receptor, putative (TriTrypDB/GeneDB-style sysID: LpmP.29.0730), protein MPSFQMHPSFAGQSIRTNPWRPTQLILSASQNFGIVGSGKVYVVEAATGFQAGSPVSLVGCWGTSDGVFDACFSEVDQNIVVTACGDGVKVYSLAMSLNRDGVMPLVHNVEHQAEVSCVVWNSGRRDTFYSASWDTTIKMYSAAKPEASIVTMQEHFKEVYEVATTGHSPSSILSCSGDGSWKLWDTRTPQRSVLTQMAHQNQIVLSIDFCKRDPNIFASGGVDRTVRIWDARRPNQPLVSFPGHDQACRRVRFSTHNPSMLASCGYDMRVCVWDLSKPQQPLTARYQHHREFVVGLEWSQAAPNALVSTSYDGLAFFWSVGQAATPSLSTQQLPQAMPPPRVPRLRTKVLPGLPEPGMPIAMPAASPPRSPR, encoded by the coding sequence ATGCCATCCTTTCAGATGCACCCCAGTTTTGCGGGGCAGAGCATCCGCACCAATCCGTGGAGGCCGACGCAGCTTatcctctctgcctctcagAACTTCGGCATTGTGGGCTCTGGTAAGGTGTACGTCGTCGAGGCCGCCACGGGTTTTCAGGCGGGCTCACCGGTCTCCCTCGTCGGATGCTGGGGTACCTCCGACGGCGTCTTCGACGCGTGTTTTAGCGAGGTCGATCAGAACATCGTAGTGACCGCTTGTGGTGATGGCGTGAAGGTGTACAGCTTAGCGATGAGTCTCAACCGGGATGGCGTCATGCCCCTTGTGCACAACGTCGAGCACCAGGCAGAGGTGTCGTGTGTCGTGTGGAACTCAGGCCGCCGAGACACCTTCTACTCCGCCAGCTGGGACACTACCATCAAAATGTACAGCGCGGCGAAGCCGGAGGCGTCGATAGTGACGATGCAGGAGCACTTCAAGGAGGTGTACGAGGTGGCCACGACGGGGCACAGCCCGTCTTCGATCCTGTCCTGCTCCGGTGACGGCTCGTGGAAGCTGTGGGATACCCGCACCCCGCAGCGGTCTGTACTGACACAGATGGCACATCAGAATCAAATCGTGCTCTCCATCGACTTCTGCAAGCGTGATCCGAACATCTTCgcgagcggtggcgtcgACCGTACCGTCCGCATCTGGGACGCTCGCCGGCCCAACCAGCCGCTGGTCTCCTTCCCTGGCCACGACCAAGCCTGCCGTCGTGTTCGGTTCTCGACCCACAATCCGTCCATGCTTGCCTCCTGCGGCTATGACAtgcgcgtatgcgtgtgggACCTCTCGAAGCCGCAACAGCCCTTGACAGCCCGCTATCAGCACCACCGAGAGTTTGTCGTCGGCCTTGAGTGGTCGCAGGCCGCGCCGAATGCCCTCGTCTCTACCTCGTACGATGGATTGGCGTTCTTCTGGTCTGTGGGCcaggcagcgacgccgtcgctgtcgacCCAGCAGCTTCCCCAGgccatgccgccgccgcgcgtgCCTCGGCTGCGCACGAAGGTGTTGCCAGGATTGCCAGAGCCCGGCATGCCGATAGcgatgccggcggcgtcTCCACCGCGATCCCCTCGGTAA
- a CDS encoding U3 small nucleolar ribonucleoprotein MPP10, putative (TriTrypDB/GeneDB-style sysID: LpmP.29.0740), translating into MPSNSTSASSPGKAMAGPKLGGQLRSSERVLDRLTSSPMDHLVASRRSGDAVLRESLTALYSLATKLHSPALRFASSTIETRKERHITTEQVWGQLNVLMRPVLRQLGNNVHRARLLYGGSAEGASAKATQQRSRKAKATTDKDDDGDRSADEPDGDVAGKAILSTRTSELDESDLDEEIESLLAKQVERRRLRKEARGGGGGGDDSWRYAFGKENAGEEDGEEDDWDGEGSDHGRLRRRRRQEVEEKVEEEVGMDFKEDVRDGALADQRARDRNLQAMVDAQDDAEPEEDLAALRELYGDDFEDDGRGFLGEEEDEDPDMEEDIELDDPANEAADDAYNERDGAYFGKGDILNDEAGDFEEEHGGYGSCARYGGGEDGDDTGVALQDEAKEMDEELLAALEDPSLSELQKERLREKHMVRKMEEKRLFSTDWSMVGETTASKRPRDALLEVDNLEFEYGMKATPVITEAFTAKLEDRIKQRIQDENYDDVKRKMVLSTEADITHLKYDAALDAQKSKMSLMDLYEKDFLEKQRLADEAAGGPDAARAEPLTEIEKDELRAIQMWQRLAQHLDALSNFHYTPKPVQQDLEARVRAVENQAPAVVIENVGNFATTRENALAPQDLYRGSSHRFADVGVDELTPKERQTLRRSKKEAGKKDKERKEARDKQRADARKQKQQSTE; encoded by the coding sequence ATGCCATCTAATagcacctctgcctcctcgcccgGCAAGGCGATGGCGGGGCCAAAGCTTGGCGGCCAGCTGCGCTCGTCGGAGCGCGTGCTGGATCGGCTCACAAGCAGTCCCATGGACCATCTCGTTGCTTCTCGTCGAAGCGGTGATGCCGTGTTGCGGGAGTCCCTCACTGCACTGTACTCACTCGCGACGAAACTGCACTCACCTGCGCTGCGCTTCGCCTCAAGCACCATCGAGACGCGTAAGGAGAGGCACATCACCACAGAGCAGGTGTGGGGCCAGCTGAACGTTCTGATGCGGCCGGTGCTTCGCCAGCTGGGGAATAATGTCCACCGTGCCAGGTTGCTCtacggtggcagcgccgaggGCGCCTCAGCGAAGGCGACGCAGCAACGATCTCGCAAGGCCAAAGCGACGACAGACAAAGACGATGACGGTGACCGTAGCGCAGACGAACCCGACGGCGACGTCGCTGGGAAGGCTATTCTTTCTACCCGCACCTCGGAGTTGGATGAGAGTGACCTAGATGAGGAGATCGAGTCTCTGCTGGCGAAGCAGGTGGAGAGGCGCAGACTGCGGAaggaggcgagagggggtggcggcggcggcgatgattCGTGGCGCTACGCCTTCGGCAAGGAGAACGCCGGTGAGGAGGAtggtgaggaggacgactGGGACGGCGAGGGCTCTGACCACGGCCGattgcgccgccgccgccgtcaggAGGTCGAAGAGAAAGTTGAAGAAGAGGTCGGCATGGACTTCAAGGAGGACGTGCGGGATGGGGCGCTGGCGGACCAGCGCGCGCGAGATCGCAACCTGCAGGCCATGGTAGACGCCCAAGATGATGCAGAGCCCGAGGAGGACCTGGCCGCGCTCCGTGAGCTATACGGTGACGACTTCGAGGATGACGGGCGAGGCTTCttgggagaggaggaggacgaggacccGGATATGGAGGAGGACATCGAGCTTGACGACCCAGCCAACGAGGCGGCCGATGACGCGTACAACGAGCGGGACGGAGCGTACTTTGGCAAGGGCGACATCCTCAACGACGAGGCAGGCGACTTTGAAGAAGAGCACGGAGGCTACGGTAGTTGTGCCAGgtacggtggcggtgaggatGGTGACGACACTGGCGTTGCGCTGCAGGAcgaggcgaaggagatggatgaggagctgctcgCCGCCCTGGAGGACCCAAGCCTATCTGAGCTGCAGAAAGAGCGCCTGCGTGAGAAACATATGGTGCGCaagatggaggagaagcgactGTTTTCCACCGACTGGAGCATGGTGGGCGAAACGACCGCCAGCAAACGCCCCCGCGACGcactgctggaggtggacaACCTGGAGTTTGAGTACGGCATGAAGGCGACCCCGGTCATCACCGAGGCGTTCACCGCCAAACTGGAGGACCGCATCAAGCAGCGCATCCAGGACGAGAACTACGACGATGTGAAGCGCAAGATGGTCTTGTCAACAGAGGCTGACATTACTCACTTGAAGTACGACGCTGCCCTCGATGCGCAGAAGTCAAAGATGTCGCTGATGGACCTCTACGAAAAGGATTTTCTGGAGAAGCAACGCCTCGCAGACGAGGCGGCCGGCGGCCCTGATGCAGCGAGAGCCGAACCGCTCACGGAGATCGAGAAAGATGAGCTGCGGGCGATCCAGATGTGGCAGCGGCTGGCTCAGCACCTCGACGCCCTGAGTAACTTCCACTACACGCCCAAACCGGTGCAGCAAGACCTTGAagcacgcgtgcgcgcagtAGAGAACCAGGCACCGGCTGTGGTGATCGAGAATGTGGGCAACTTCGCCACGACTCGCGAGAACGCACTGGCCCCGCAAGACCTTTACCGTGGCTCATCGCACCGCTTCGCTGATGTTGGCGTTGATGAACTGACTCCAAAGGAGCGCCAGACCTTGCGCCGCTCCAAGAAAGAGGCGGGAAAGAAAGATAAAGAGCGCAAGGAGGCCCGTGACAAGCAGCGCGCCGATGCGCGcaagcagaagcagcagtcgACAGAGTAG